atccatcttactccaaaattcctctttcccCTCTAATTGACAACCAACTTGTGGttcatatgaactgaccacattcaaaattacaccatcaacctccaacttcaggctcatggtcctgtctgacactctctttacatccagaacacttcagaagctgttcctttaggattatccctactccatttctcttcctctctacactatgatagaacagtttgaatccacctccaatgttcctgcccttgcttcctttccatctggtctcctggacacagaatatctaccttccttctttatatcatgtctgcaagctctctgcctttaccagtcattgtccctatgttcagagtccctactctaacctccacactcctgcatttccttctctctcgctgtcttctaacccaccttcctcctctcctctttgatggtcttcgacctacagtagtccaatttccaccggcaccctgctggtcaacagcaccggaggcggtcgttgttaacccggcagttaacagcaccggaggtggtcgttgttagcctcgaccgatccggtatggcaatcatatttgtgattctcatgatagttttggcacaagttttacgccggatgcccttcctgacgcaaccctcaccatttatctaggcttgggaccggcaccagaagtacacaaagtacacccctaatggctgctTTGCCACAATGCTCTtaaaacaaatcattaaacaaCGATAAAGTAGTTTAGTATAGGATAGCATTTCCTTTGATTCCTTTAAATGTGAGGAATCTTGCAGATGGAGGAATCGATATTGTTTCACTTAGCATTGAAAGCTTCAATAAATTGGACAGCATTGCAGAGTAGTTTGTGGACTCTGACCAGACCAAACCCATCAGTAAGACCAATTGTCTTTTAGCCTTGGGCCACCAGTCATTGTTTCCTTTGATGGtatgtaatatttaattttagcagagtatgttgttttaaaactgtctgtgtctttctgtctaccctgcgatggactggcgacctgtccagagtgtatcctgtcttccgctcgttgaccgctgggataggctccagcacccccctgcgaccctgagggagaagtggctagaaaatggatggatgttgtttTAAAAGAGTTCTGATTCAACTAAATGTAGCCTGCATATTGTTCTACATAACTGTTCCTGCTGCTTTCTGGTCATCCCTCAGCCTCTTTGAATGACTGTTGGCTTCTCTCTTACATTCCTTATCTTTAATCCGAAAGCATGATGGAAAGTCTAGGtccagaatatatatatatatatatacactgctcaaaaaaatacaGGGAACACTCATATAACACATCCTagaactgaatgaatgaaatattctcattgaatactttgttctgtacaaagttgaatgtgctgacaacaaaatcacctaaaaatcatcaatggaaatcaaatttattaaccaatggaggcctggatttggagtcacacacaaaattaaagtggaaaaacacacgacaggctgatccaacttagatgtgatgtccttaaaacaagtcaaaatgaggctcagtattgtgtgtggtggcttacacgtgcctgtatgacctccctacaacgcctgggcatgctcctgatgaggtggcggatggtctcctgagggatctcctcccagacctggactacagCATCCGCCacctcctggacagtctgtggtgcaacgtggcgttggtggatggagcgagacatgaggtcccagatgtgctcaatcggattcaggtctggggattGTATAGGTGTATATTGTGTTGgtgtatattattaatataaagttGTTTAAAATCTTGCTATAGCTCTGTAGCTTTTTCcatttgttcttaaatgttgtttttaaataatgttgttCTACAGTACTTTAGGAAGCTCCTTCACCTTCACCATGAATCCCAGCTTACATGTACTTTTGGGCTCCATGTGGATTTTAACTGGGCTGTGTACGTTTTATCTGGGCTTGGGCTTATAGTGGACTTTTTAAAGAGTCCCCAGTTGCAATATAGTCAAGAGCCCATGTTACAGTTGTGGTCCCCATTTGAGTAATATTTGTGGATCCCCAGTTAGATTTCAGTTGTGGGTCTCATTATGTCTTGCatgtaataattacatttatttttacatatagtTTATTTCAAACAATAATAGACTTATGTTCCTGGTGATTGTCATGTACGGAAGGGCCTGCaaatgtgtctgtatgttttgcttcattttttcccttttttctccatttttaccttctttctcttttctttcgcTTGTTCTCTTATTGTTCTTTTGGAAAAAGTTATTGAAAACCATTTACATAATTAAACTTAAATGAAcgatcatgtacctgcatggtccctttatttctaacagtgtatatcAAGATCATGATCAGGACCACACAGTGCAGCAGTGATGTTTATCTCACTCTTACTGAAAATGCAGATCATTTATAATagctcttttaaaataaatggcacAGTTAGAAAAAGGACAATCATTATTTACTCTTATTAACGTAAACAGTTTTAGGTCAACACCAGATGCTTGTAGCTGACCTAGAGAACATCCATTTGTTTAAGGCAATAATACGaagttcattttgttttttattttatttattgaaagtcATCGTTCTCCGACTAGACCTTTAGATTTCTCATCATCCTAGTGCATTTAAAGGTAGAGGGTGGCTGGCATCGACAATTATCAATGAAACATGTACATGTGACATGTATCATTTATTATGTCCTGTTTGCCTCTATTGCATCTTCATGGTAGTACATTGTTATTTTCCTCAGTCACAACTATATGATTATACAAAATGGCCAGGCTTCTTAATCACCAGGATATATGAAGTGCAAAAAATTCAGGAGCATGATAATGTGCAAGTTATATGTATTCAGTGAGGTCAGCATTTAGCCTTCTTTAAAGCCATATTTTACAACTGTATGCTGATTACAGCATGCCAGATGTAGCATATATCATTTGTGTACCGGCACCAGCAAAGTAGATTTAGCATATGAATATATGATCATCTCTATTTGGTGCTATTAATTGATCCCAGACATAATAGCTGAAAATTAAACATGCTTTGGGAACAAATTTAACCTTGAAGATGGatatacaaatattttacaaGTTAAAACATACTTCACTGATGCTCTGAACCATGGGTAGAAAATGGCATATATTAGTGGATTAAAGGATGAGGTCATGTATATCAGCCAGCTAAAAACAGTCCACACCATTGATGAAGAGGTCAGGTTATTATCTGTCAGAGAACCTATATAATAAGGTATATAACAAGCAAGATAAACAAATACTGTAATGCTTAATGTCTTTGCTGCTTTGGTTTCAGAAACATTTGAGGATTGAGCTCCATGATTGTTTGAGGCACCGGTCATCACAGCTTTAACAGCTTTAGCTTGACGTTGTGCcactttaaaaatgattgaatataAAACCAGTATGACAGAGCAGGGGGCTAGAAAACAAACTACAAGGTCAACAAACATCCAGTAATATTTAACATAGATCACACACTCTCCATAGCATGAAGTGAATATTTCAGATGAAAGTAAATGGTCATGAGAGTATAAATAGATTAAAATGTACAACAGAAAAAATGACCAGCCTATTATGATCAACAAGACAGTTTTACAAACTGTGATTTTCATGGAATAAAGCAGAGGGTCAGTGAGAGCAATGTACCGATCAACTGCAATGAGAACCAGGCTACAGAGTGACCCTGATATTGACATAAAACTGACCACTAAAGACACAGTGCATGCCATTTCTCCAAGATACCAACAGGAATCTATTAATTGCATGTTATTCACAGGCATAACAAACATTCCCACGAGAAGATCCGccacagccagagagaggatgagcagGTTGGTGGGAGTGTGGAGCTGCTtgaagtgagagatggagatgatcaccagcaggttcagaaacacagtgaacacagatacacatgagagaaaaatgaacagaaatatatAAGCAGGACCTGTTCGCACCTCCTTCCTGCAAGATGAGTTTATGTAAGGAAAGCAGTACTGAACTGTGATGTTTTGACTATAGTGTTTGCTCTCCATCTCAGTCAGACACCAGTCTGCCAACTGAAACTGATCCAGTCGTGTTGTTCAGTGGTACTGAACTGGGAGTTGCGTCTTTTGGTCATGTCTCTTTATACTTTACAATGAATCCTCACGCTGACACATGAGTGGCTGACTTGTCTCTGACGTCAGGCTCTCAGGTATTCAGTGATACATTACATCATTACTTACAGCAGcatacatacaaaaatatataataataataataataataacaacatcaaAGTGTGAGCAATGGAGCTGTTTACTCCAGTGGCCTATGGGTAATGTCCTGGTCAGTCATTTAATCATACAGTGTAGAAAAAGAGGAATATAAGTACAGAGGGCATAACCACTTTATATAAGCATGCAATGTTTTCTGTCTTggcataaataaatatgcaaagtaggtattcataagcataaacaaagatAAGTTTAAACCGGGAATTTAAGACATTAGGACTTTATTACAAATACAGTTTTGCCCATTTCAGCTTTGTGGTTAAATTTTGATCAGTTTTTCTCCTCAAATTGAGTTTCTTGGTTGATGAATTAAATTCTCTGCTAATATCTCTCTGTACATCATTCCATTCACAATTCCCCTATATCAGAggtgcccagtcctggtcctggacacCTACCTctctggagagttcagatccaacataCCTGGCTCTAACATTCAGATGCCCCTGAATGCCTTGTTTGCcctgatcaggtgtgttagatttgaGTTGCATTTGCAGCTACGTATCCTGACATTATAATGCTGCAACTTTCATACTTCACTGTGTTCTAGTGTTCTTGGGATCATATGTGCAAACATTCTTCCTCCAAACTTTATGAGATGAAGTTTGGAGAAAGCCAAGTAACACTAAATATCTGAGTGCCTGAAATTCCTGATCTCTGCATTGTCTTgactgctttgtgaatgaggGTCTCCCTCAGTGTAAATATAGAGATTTTTCACTCACCTCTGTAAGTCTTGATGGAAAAATTTCAAGGAATGCAGGAATGTCTAGTTGTTGTTCCAGGAACTTTAAACTTGCACATTTTTGAACAGAATGTATTGATGGGGATGTTTAAGATATTTGGTTTGATTCAAGTGTTCTTTATGAGTATTGTCCTCAAGTACTATAGCAAGCACCATCATTGCCATGTTTGCAATGTCCACATTGGCTCCATTTAGATTTTACCTGGGctacacgttttttttttttccccagggcATGGGCttgcagtggactttttaatgGGTCCTAAATTGCACTATTGCCATGGGCCCCAGTTGGGTCAATTTCCATGCTTAAGACACAGTCAAGGCCCCATTCAAGCTGCAGTTGTGAAACCCAGTTGGGTAACATGTTTGTGCCCCATGTCGGACTACAGTTATGTAGTTATAGTATTTTTTCAGCTACTCGTTTCTGTCTCTTTGGATTCTGAATGTTTCTATTTGGGATGTCttacatgtatttttatatgtagtatAAAAAGGATTTTTATATGTAGATTCTGGGAGCTGGTAGTAACTGGCCTTTGAATGTGTTTGCATTAACACATTGCTTAAATTTTGTTACCTCATGTGTCTACTTTATTTATTGAATCACTTTCATAACACACATTATGTTGTCCTGGGTCACGGAGGgtgatggagcctatcccaacctTCATCgtgcagaaggcaggaaacaccctggacaggttgctagTCTATAACAAGGCAGACACATAGACATTTACATTCATGCACATATCAAAACCACACATGCAAACATAATTCCAAACTTATTGTACCAATTGTTTGTTGTTGGGGTCTAAAGCAGAGAGTGCTCTGTTAAAACAGCACTCCCACAGCAGAAAGATGACATGCCAAAATATGAAATAGAGGTAGTGATTAACCAGTACCAGAATTAATGCACTTGGCCTGGGTCCTCACCTGGCTGGTGGTCACTTCTCCTTCTTGTGTCAACCCAGCTGCCAGTAATGGACTTGAATTGTCGAGCTGGTGCTTCCCAGTTGGTACGTGTGCCACTTTTGATGAGAGGGAACATGCCTGAATGTAGCAGCAacacagatgagctactgtctatAAAGGCAGTGAATTGTTTACTGTCTATTGCATTCCGTTGCATTTGACCCTGGCTGTGGCTTTGAATTTAAGGTTGTTATCTCTGGGGGTCACTTTTCTATTACTGCACAGCACTGCTGCCATTCCCCACTGAGTCAGTTTTAGGCATTGACTGTTGTATCTGCTCTTTCTAGACCCCCAACATCTGTCACTCCACCACTACTCACTCAGGGACCACTCAACATTTCATTTCCTCCTCAAATACCTCTGAACTGGGTTGCTTGCCATGGCTTCTATATGAGAGGATGAGACCTGTCCCCTCTGCCTTGGTGGCAGCTTAACAGCTGGTCACTAGCATAGGTATCCATTATCCATTTAGCCTCCGCTTCTCCTTATAGTTCTCACACTATAGTTCCCCTGTGGCTTTTTACTCCTTCCTTGCAAGTTAAGTGAATCCCCTCCACTAGttttctgtgttgtgtgttgtattCTTTagcgatgatgatgatcatcatCAAATACCTTTGGTGCTTGAAGCCCCAATAATGATTAGCACTGTTATTGTGGTTCAATATGCACTTTTAAAAACTAATTAGGTATTATTAACACTAATCAGAAATGAAGTAAAAGGTTGGTATAAGAAAGATCTATGGCTGTACATAAAAGTGGACGTAGTGATGGTGATGGAAACGgagttttaaatgtaagtgTAAGTGTACACCAATGTATGTGTAAAACAGAGCACAAGGTGtattggagcagtggaaacatgttttctagagtgatgaatcatgtttcACTATCCTGGCAATCTGATGGGTGAGTCTGTCTAGAGAATGCCACCTACCTGAAGGTATAGTGTTAGcactaaagtttggtggaggagggataatggacTGAGACtgttttttcagggtttgggcaaCGTAGTAATAGTGAAGGATAACATTAATGCCATAGCATAAATATCAGACAATTACACGCTTTCaactttgtgtcagcagtttgggaaggctctttcctgttccagcatgactggtGGGCTTGGGCAACCACTCATGTTTCCTTTGGTGTCAtgtaacatttcatttcagaagaGGATGTTGTAATAAGAGTTCTGGTTTATCCAAATGTTGACTGCACATTGTCTGGTGTAACTATTCTTGGTGCTATTTTTAGTCAGACATCCACATGTTTTTGACTGTATGGCATATACACTTATGGTCTTAGTGTTGTCACATGTCAAACACGAGATTCCTTGTCTTACCTATAGATGTGAATATCACTTGCATTTGAGCAGTTATCTATTTCTCTTTTATGCTTCATCAAATGCTCCTTGTGAAGTCTTGCCAAGGTTTTTCCCTGTCTATTATGAGCAGGCATATGCCTATTATCTCTAGTTTTTCCTACTTTTCCTTGGATATTTGCTCTTCTGGGTTTGGTTGTCCCCTGTGCTTTGATTTCTTGGTCTCAATGTTTATCGTAGCTGCCCCTGGACTGTTTATTGGGCAGTTGCTTGGAATACCCTCAGCTCATTAAGTTCTCACTTGAGGTCACTCTGCTTTGTCACAATGTTCTtaaaacaaatcattaaacaaaTAGATCAAATAGCTCAGCATAGGATAGCTTTTCCTTTGGCTTCTCTCTTACATTCCTTATCTTTACTCTGCAAGCATGTTGtggaaaatccaggtccagaaaATACCtccaggattttttttctaatgacACTTTTGATTTGACTTAATTAGAGAAGCAAAGCAGCTGGAAAAAAAGTCCTGtagatgtttatatttttactttctggacctgaattttctACCTTTTGGAAATCTTGTAAGGTGCAGCTGTCCAGGGATGGCTAATTGTAGTTTCATGAACTTTCCACTAGCATATTATCgaaacaaatgctgtaaaatctATGCTATAGCTCTGTTAGATTTCGAGTGTTCTCACATAATGTTGTTCCCCAGTTCTTTAGGAAGCTCCTTCACCTTCACCATGAATCCCAGCTAACATGTATACTTGGGCTCCATGTGGGTTTTAACTGGGCTGTGTAGGTTTTGTCTGGGCTTGGGCTTATAGTGGACTTTTTAAAGAGTCTCCAATTGCATTATAGGTAAGAGCCACAGTTAGGTCACATTCATGGTCCACAGCTGTGACACATTTGTGGAGCCACAGTTTAGCTACAATTGTAAGCCCCATTTCAGTCACAGTCATGGTCCCCAGTTGGGATACAGCTGTGGGTCCCACTTAAGCTGCTCATTTCTGTCTATATGTAAGTCTTCTATGGATCCTTATGTTGCTATTGATTGTCATGTAAGGGAGGGTCTACAAATGTATCTGCTTTAGGTTCTGTGTGGCATATGCCCACCCCCCGGTCCCTGACAGTGAAAAAAGCCGCTCAGCATGTAAGGACTCCCTCAGCAAATGGTTGTGAGTCTTGCAGGCCAGCATGTCAGGGAAGGTTGCGCCAGCTGTGGACATGGCTAGAGGGACCTCCGCAACTTCTCCAATGGCTGGGATGGGGGGGCTCTCTCCCTGCCATCCTCACTGAGGTTCGTCGCCCCATGGGTATTTGGGACTCGCCTTCTTGCCGACTCTCACGGCTGTCAGTGTCGGGGCCCAGGGGGCAGGCTCATGCCACAATTAGcttgattctttttttctcttttctccacacttatcttctttctctctccatttacTTGTTGTCTTAACATGTTCTTTTGGAAAAAGTTTCTGCAGATCATTTATGTAATTAAACCATCAGGAGGACTGGTTTTCAGGAGCGAgagatacaaccccaattccaatgaagttgggatgttgtgaaaaacaaataaaaacagaatacgatgatttgcaaatcctttttaatcTATATTCAatggaattcactacaaagacaagatatttaatgttcaaatggataaactttattgttttttgcaaatattcactcattttgaatttgatgcctgcaacatgttccaaagaaggtGGGCCAGGGGCaagaaaagactgggaaagttgaggaatgctcaaaaaacacctatttgaaacattccacaggtgaacaggttaatgggaaacaggtgagtgtcatgattgggtataaaggataaatccctgaaaggctcagtcgttcacaactTTGTGAACAATGTtgagaacaacgtttctcaatgtgcaatcgcaaggaatttaggggtttcatcgtCTCATCTACAgcccataatatcatcaaaagattcagagaatctggagaaatctctgcaagtaagcagcaagtcataaaaccaacactgaatgcccctgaccttcgatccctcaggcggcactgcattaaaaacccacatcattctgtaacggatattacctcatgggctcaggaacatttcagaaaaccactgccagtgaactcagtttgtcgctccatcgacaagtgcaagttaaaactctgccatgaaaagcaaaaaccgtatatcaacaacacagagaaacaccgccggcttctctctTTGACTCTCAACGAAGGCGGTCGCACTTTCTCCCTCTGCTCTCCCTTATTTCTCCTGCTTTGCTTCTGTGTGTAGTCTACTGTTTGAGCTCTTTACTGAGAGATTCTCTCCATGCTGTTCTTCAAACctaaaaaatggatttgatcaAATGGTCTCTCAACGCAATAGACACAATCTCGACGAGAAGTTCTGGTTCGGGGGAACCAGCCTGTCCTGCCAGAACGTTTGCAGCTGGCTACACAATGGACGCATGGGAGAGGTGGCATGTCGTGTGCCTGGCGGCTCTCTCCGTGGAGGATATTGAGGACGTCTAGCTATTTGGAACCATGATCACAGGTGTTTTGCTGATTGGATTAGGCATTGCCCTGGTGTATCGAAAATTTTGCAGAATGGGGGCAGCTGTCCATGGCCCCTTGAAGCTGCCCGACATGATTGAtgtggtgggcagagctgtcaacACTCAGACTTTGACTGTAAGTTGTACCCTGGAAAACATTGTggagaagttggaaaatggaTCGTTGGAGTGACCATAATGGACTTGGTGAGCTACCGTAAAAACTATGGCTACTCGCTCGAAGCCTGCAACACCTTCTTATCTGCTTTCGGCTCCCCGTATCAGCGCGGGCCTTGGCCTTGGCTGGTACATCACATATcccctggggggggggggggttgtcgTCTCCTCCCTCACCCAATGTATTCCgtttctctgtagtttttctattattcctgtcttcctgtcctgtctccccccttgtcatattgtatgtgctTGGACGGGTTGATCAAAATTTCGCTGGTTACTttggtgactatgtgacaataaaggcttcattcattctctgggcctgagctcatctgagatggactgatgcaaaatggaaaagtgtccagtggtctgatgagtccacatttcaaattggttttggaggtcgtggacgtcgtgtcctccaggcaaaagaggaaaaggactgtctggattgttatcagggcaaagttcaaaagccaacatctctgatggtgtggggatgtgttagtgcccatggcatgagtaacttgcacatctgtgaaggccccattaatgctgaaaggtacatacaggttttggagcaacatatgctgccatccaagcaacgtctttttcagggacgtcctgcttatttcagcaagacaatgccaagccacattctgcacattacaacagcatggcgtCATAgcaaaagagtgcaggtactagactggcctgcctgcactctcccattgaaaatgtgtggcacattatgaagcccaaaatacgacaacggagaccccgg
The DNA window shown above is from Pygocentrus nattereri isolate fPygNat1 chromosome 18, fPygNat1.pri, whole genome shotgun sequence and carries:
- the LOC108433198 gene encoding trace amine-associated receptor 13c-like codes for the protein MESKHYSQNITVQYCFPYINSSCRKEVRTGPAYIFLFIFLSCVSVFTVFLNLLVIISISHFKQLHTPTNLLILSLAVADLLVGMFVMPVNNMQLIDSCWYLGEMACTVSLVVSFMSISGSLCSLVLIAVDRYIALTDPLLYSMKITVCKTVLLIIIGWSFFLLYILIYLYSHDHLLSSEIFTSCYGECVIYVKYYWMFVDLVVCFLAPCSVILVLYSIIFKVAQRQAKAVKAVMTGASNNHGAQSSNVSETKAAKTLSITVFVYLACYIPYYIGSLTDNNLTSSSMVWTVFSWLIYMTSSFNPLIYAIFYPWFRASVKYVLTCKIFVYPSSRLNLFPKHV